DNA sequence from the Pedobacter schmidteae genome:
TTTATACCGGAGGCAGGAAAAGTGCCAAAGAATGCTTTGATCAGATCATTTCGGATTTGGATAAGGCAATTACCATGCTCGAAGGTTTCAGTCCACAAGATGCAAATGGTCGTGGAAAGATTACTAAGCTGATTGCAGTTTGCCTTAAAGCGAAAGTTTTATTTTATTGGGCAAGTCCACAATTTAACCCTACTAATGATGGCAGGCATCCTTATCAGCCGGCCAGGTGGACAGATGCCTTAAATGCGAACAAATTGGCTTATGATATGAGTATAGCAGCGGGAAGAAGATTACAGACCAATTATGCAGATATTTTCCGGGTAGAAGGTACAGCTAATACGGAAGCAATTTTAGTGAGAACACATTCAGCTACAATTGAAAGAAGAGGTCACGATACAGAGTACAGATCAAGACCTACATCTGAAAGTGGCGGTCCTACAACAGGCTTTATGCCTTCTGTAAAAATGCTTGAAGCTTATCCGATGAAAGATGGACTTCCAAGAAATACATCAACCGCTTATCCTTACGATCCGATTATGTTCTGGCAAAACAGAGATCCAAGATTTGAAGCTACAATAGCCTATAATGGTGGGCCTTGGGCTTTAAGCGGCAATGCTTCCAGAAGACAGTGGACTTACAACCAGGCTGTAGGTGAGAGCAATGGCAATGGTGTATATTGTAAACGTTTTACTTCGCCTACTTTAGCCGCAGGAAACGTGAGATATACAAATAATATCGGAGGAAATGGGTTTGACTGGATCGAACTCAGACTAGCTGAAGTTATGTTGAATTATGCGGATTGTTTAAACGAAACCGGGAATTTAGGGGGAGCAAAGGATATGGTCAGACAAATCAGGGTAAGGGCCGGAATAGTTGTTGGTACAGCTGATTATGGATTAAGTCCAGTGAATGGCCCGGACGCCATGCGGACGCTTATTCTTAATGAGCGGATGGTGGAGTTTGCTTTTGAAAATAAACGAAATAGCGATTTGAGAAGGTCACGCACCATGCATTTATTAACCGGAAGCATGCAGAAGCTAGAAATTACGCTGGTGAAACCTCCGGTTGGAACTGTGCTAAATGATAAAGGTATTTTAGAAGCGGTGACAGGTGGTGTTATGTTCAGGGAAACGCTGAATACGAATGATAAAGCTGTTTATACCAAATATTTCAATACCATTATCACTACAAATGGAAGTTACTCACCTTATAATGTTCCGGAGTTTCATTATTTCTATACATTTCATGATGATTTCGTAAATAATGGTTTGAATATAGCCCCAACAATTGGATGGGCAGGAGGCACGTTTGATCCCCTTGATTAAACTGAATTTATAGAAAATTGCATTTTAAAAATTAAAGAAATGAAAATTAAAAATATATCAAAGTTCTTCCTTCTGGCATCAAGTGTATTTATGCTGACGTCTTGTAAGAAAGAAGCCGACAATATTTTCGACATGTTCGAAGATGTTACGGTTACATTTAATAATAGCGACCCTAAAACTGTAGTTGACTATAAAGAGGTGGATGATAACACTGAAGTCTGGATTGACTTTACCATCAATTCGGCAAAGGAAGATATGTATACGGTTACCGTGGAAAGAACAACAGGTACTGGTTTTGATCGCTCTACAGTATATACCTTGACTA
Encoded proteins:
- a CDS encoding RagB/SusD family nutrient uptake outer membrane protein yields the protein MIKQFKTNIKRSLIILSLAACLPACKKGFFDLPDRGGVDNAIWSTDGAVQLHLNRTYDVVIPTFPFQITINERNGVHLASDENYFAETDQYTRAALGLQGVLTNNDVRWAGNRYNNNSTAGENKYFDIQRCNEAIKFLPEGTLPEAKKNEYLGQYYALRAMTFFELVKVYGGIPLPLEPQAPESVYTGGRKSAKECFDQIISDLDKAITMLEGFSPQDANGRGKITKLIAVCLKAKVLFYWASPQFNPTNDGRHPYQPARWTDALNANKLAYDMSIAAGRRLQTNYADIFRVEGTANTEAILVRTHSATIERRGHDTEYRSRPTSESGGPTTGFMPSVKMLEAYPMKDGLPRNTSTAYPYDPIMFWQNRDPRFEATIAYNGGPWALSGNASRRQWTYNQAVGESNGNGVYCKRFTSPTLAAGNVRYTNNIGGNGFDWIELRLAEVMLNYADCLNETGNLGGAKDMVRQIRVRAGIVVGTADYGLSPVNGPDAMRTLILNERMVEFAFENKRNSDLRRSRTMHLLTGSMQKLEITLVKPPVGTVLNDKGILEAVTGGVMFRETLNTNDKAVYTKYFNTIITTNGSYSPYNVPEFHYFYTFHDDFVNNGLNIAPTIGWAGGTFDPLD